The proteins below come from a single Rhizobium etli CFN 42 genomic window:
- a CDS encoding FAD/NAD(P)-dependent oxidoreductase, with protein sequence MIRNIHSAADLAPAYDLVVVGAGPAGLAAAVEASSHGITVLVVDENKAPGGQIYRSVDQASDGDLARLGPDYAAGRMLIERFQGADLNYASGATVWGVGPADEETGDGAHGLEVGISLGGIARPIAAHRVILATGALERPFPFPGWTLPGVMTAGAAQILMKSSGLVPSGRTILAGTGPLLYLLASQLLRAGVSVTAVVDTTPVENRRLALPHVLGFAASSYALKGLKLLFEVHRRTRVIRGATALEAVGSGQFSTLRLHRGDKSLHIEGDLLLLHQGIVPNLNLTLAAGCSYVWDERLAAFRPAVDMCGASSVPGVSIAGDAAGIVGAVASAHQGELAGLTAALDLNRIGQGVYEKRRNELARKLARALRGRSFIEHRFRPGKTFRVPEDEVIVCRCEEITAGKLREVAALGVPGPNQMKAFTRCGMGPCQGRLCGLTAVELLAQCRGVAPGELGYFRLRPPIKPVTLGELAALPHTEAAIVAVAGCVERAAEERKTS encoded by the coding sequence ATGATCCGGAACATCCACTCTGCCGCTGATCTCGCGCCCGCCTACGACCTCGTGGTTGTTGGCGCCGGGCCTGCCGGCCTTGCGGCAGCCGTTGAAGCGTCGAGCCACGGCATCACCGTATTGGTGGTCGACGAAAACAAAGCGCCCGGCGGACAGATCTATCGGTCCGTTGACCAGGCTTCGGACGGCGATCTCGCTCGTCTGGGGCCGGACTACGCTGCCGGTCGGATGCTCATAGAGCGGTTCCAGGGCGCAGACTTGAACTATGCAAGCGGGGCGACGGTGTGGGGCGTCGGGCCCGCCGACGAGGAAACCGGCGACGGCGCCCATGGGCTCGAGGTCGGGATCTCGCTCGGAGGCATCGCTCGACCGATCGCAGCTCATCGTGTGATTCTCGCGACCGGCGCGCTCGAGCGTCCGTTCCCATTCCCGGGGTGGACCCTGCCCGGGGTCATGACGGCGGGGGCGGCGCAGATCCTGATGAAGTCGTCGGGCCTCGTGCCCTCTGGACGAACCATCCTCGCCGGGACGGGGCCGCTGCTGTACTTGCTGGCAAGCCAACTTCTCCGGGCAGGCGTGTCCGTGACAGCGGTCGTCGACACCACGCCGGTCGAGAACCGGCGCTTGGCCCTGCCTCACGTGCTTGGCTTTGCCGCATCGTCCTATGCCCTCAAGGGCTTGAAGCTCCTCTTCGAGGTTCACCGTCGAACCCGTGTCATCCGCGGGGCGACCGCTCTCGAGGCGGTTGGTTCCGGACAATTCAGCACCTTGCGGCTTCATCGTGGCGACAAGTCCCTGCACATCGAAGGCGACCTGCTCCTTCTGCACCAGGGGATCGTGCCCAACCTCAATCTCACACTGGCAGCCGGTTGCAGCTACGTCTGGGACGAGCGCCTGGCAGCCTTCCGCCCGGCCGTCGACATGTGCGGCGCAAGTTCGGTGCCGGGAGTTTCGATCGCCGGCGATGCGGCGGGAATTGTCGGGGCGGTTGCCTCGGCTCACCAAGGAGAGCTGGCGGGCCTGACTGCGGCGCTCGATCTCAATCGAATTGGCCAGGGTGTCTACGAAAAGCGCCGCAACGAACTGGCGCGAAAGCTCGCGCGAGCCCTCAGAGGCAGGAGTTTCATCGAGCACCGGTTCCGGCCCGGCAAAACCTTTCGTGTGCCGGAGGACGAGGTCATCGTCTGCCGCTGCGAGGAGATTACGGCTGGCAAGCTGCGTGAAGTTGCGGCGCTCGGCGTACCAGGCCCTAACCAGATGAAGGCGTTCACCCGATGCGGAATGGGACCATGCCAGGGCCGGTTATGCGGCCTGACCGCGGTTGAGCTGCTGGCGCAATGCCGTGGCGTAGCGCCCGGCGAGCTCGGTTACTTTCGGCTACGCCCGCCCATCAAACCGGTGACGCTGGGCGAACTCGCCGCCTTGCCGCACACGGAGGCCGCCATCGTCGCTGTCGCCGGATGCGTGGAACGCGCCGCCGAGGAGCGCAAGACATCATAA
- a CDS encoding aspartate/glutamate racemase family protein has product MPTDFNDSPALAMIHTVPGIIPAFNELVGLHLPGWRSFNMLDESLLGNTIREGVLSSQTMRRLTGHIWSAVDAGASAVLVTCSSLGPAVDAAMPLCPVPLFRIDDGMAIEAIRRGNRIGVLATLATTMNPTTRLIELHAQRIGHRVSVTGRVCDGAFEKLRSGDRATHDAIIREGLASLVDSVDVVVLAQASMANALNEISQASVPVLTSPELGVLHMSSALKALPR; this is encoded by the coding sequence ATGCCGACGGATTTCAATGACTCCCCTGCGCTTGCCATGATCCATACGGTTCCTGGGATCATCCCCGCGTTCAACGAACTCGTCGGTCTCCATCTGCCCGGTTGGCGCTCGTTCAACATGTTAGATGAGAGCCTCCTGGGAAACACCATTCGAGAGGGTGTGCTGTCTTCTCAAACCATGCGGCGGCTTACCGGTCACATTTGGTCGGCGGTGGATGCAGGAGCTTCGGCGGTCCTCGTCACCTGTTCCTCACTCGGCCCTGCAGTGGATGCGGCAATGCCGCTCTGCCCCGTACCGCTCTTCCGGATAGATGATGGCATGGCGATTGAGGCGATCCGACGCGGAAATCGAATTGGCGTCCTTGCAACTCTGGCTACGACGATGAATCCTACAACCCGGCTAATTGAACTCCATGCTCAAAGAATAGGGCATAGGGTTTCTGTGACTGGTCGTGTTTGTGATGGCGCCTTTGAAAAATTGCGAAGCGGGGACAGGGCGACGCATGATGCAATAATACGTGAAGGTCTCGCTTCACTCGTGGACAGCGTCGACGTGGTTGTTCTTGCTCAAGCGTCAATGGCGAACGCTCTCAATGAAATAAGCCAGGCATCAGTTCCGGTGCTTACGAGCCCTGAGCTTGGTGTCCTGCACATGTCCTCCGCACTGAAGGCGCTCCCACGTTGA
- a CDS encoding NAD(P)/FAD-dependent oxidoreductase: MSPLLKRIHSDERLPGRADVVVIGGGIIGATAALFLAERGLSVALVEKGHVGCEQSSRNWGWCRQQNRDERELPLSGVALRLWGEFESKIGADVGFRRCGLLYATDNPHQLAEWEAWRHTARQFNVNTKMLSAAEAAAAIPANGRRWLGGVHSIDDGKGEPAIAAPTIAEGARKFGASVHQECAARGLDLANGAVAGVITEKGTIRTQAVLCAGGAWTSMFCRQHGVLFPQASVRQTAVRTRPTANVGEAIYTPDFALTRRLDGSYTLAISGRAMLDITPQGIRYARWFMPMFMKRLKAVQFGIGKSFLQGPEAFGSLNRGKSSAFERLRVLDPPPSRRTIAAILKRVTEQFPALAGVELADSWGAYVDFTPDAVPVISPADGVSGLYLAAGCSGHGFGLGPAIGLLAADLVANDTPCVDPTPFRLSRLLDGSKVKVGAI; the protein is encoded by the coding sequence ATGTCTCCACTCCTCAAACGAATACACAGCGACGAACGACTCCCCGGCAGGGCGGATGTCGTCGTCATCGGCGGCGGCATCATCGGTGCAACCGCGGCTCTCTTTCTGGCGGAGCGGGGACTCTCGGTCGCTCTGGTCGAAAAAGGCCATGTCGGCTGCGAACAGTCGAGCCGCAACTGGGGTTGGTGCCGCCAGCAGAACCGGGATGAGCGGGAGTTGCCTCTCTCGGGTGTCGCGCTGCGGCTCTGGGGTGAGTTTGAATCCAAGATCGGTGCGGACGTCGGTTTCCGTCGATGCGGATTGCTCTACGCTACCGACAATCCGCACCAATTGGCGGAATGGGAAGCATGGCGCCATACGGCCCGCCAGTTCAACGTCAATACGAAGATGCTGAGTGCCGCAGAAGCGGCTGCCGCAATCCCCGCAAATGGTCGTCGATGGCTCGGCGGGGTCCATTCAATCGACGATGGCAAGGGCGAGCCTGCCATCGCCGCGCCGACGATCGCTGAGGGCGCTCGCAAATTTGGAGCGTCGGTCCATCAAGAGTGCGCTGCGCGAGGTCTTGATCTGGCGAATGGAGCAGTAGCCGGAGTGATCACAGAAAAGGGGACGATCCGGACTCAAGCCGTTCTCTGCGCCGGCGGTGCCTGGACGTCGATGTTCTGTCGCCAGCACGGAGTTCTGTTTCCGCAGGCGAGCGTGCGCCAAACGGCGGTTCGTACCCGGCCCACAGCGAATGTCGGCGAGGCGATCTATACGCCGGACTTCGCGCTGACCCGCCGGTTGGATGGCAGCTACACGCTTGCGATCAGCGGCAGGGCAATGCTCGACATCACCCCCCAAGGCATTCGCTATGCCCGATGGTTCATGCCGATGTTCATGAAGCGCCTGAAAGCGGTGCAGTTCGGCATCGGCAAATCCTTCCTCCAGGGTCCGGAAGCCTTCGGAAGCCTTAACAGGGGTAAATCATCCGCCTTCGAGCGATTGCGCGTTCTTGACCCGCCGCCGAGCCGCCGCACGATAGCGGCTATTTTGAAGCGGGTCACCGAGCAGTTTCCTGCATTGGCCGGAGTCGAACTCGCCGACAGCTGGGGAGCCTACGTGGATTTCACGCCGGACGCGGTGCCGGTCATCTCGCCGGCTGACGGTGTGAGCGGGCTCTATCTGGCCGCGGGCTGCTCCGGCCATGGCTTCGGCCTTGGCCCGGCCATCGGCCTTCTGGCGGCCGACCTCGTTGCCAATGATACACCCTGTGTCGACCCTACCCCCTTCCGCCTGTCGCGCCTCCTTGACGGGTCGAAGGTCAAGGTCGGCGCAATCTGA
- a CDS encoding ABC transporter ATP-binding protein has product MTNLVEIRDLRVEATTDSGRRVEIIKGVSLDIAEGEIVALIGESGSGKTTIALTLMGHTRPGCRISGGTVSVAGKDLVALSEKQRAKLRGTQVAYVPQSAAAAFNPATSIMDQVIEVTRIHQLMSPEDARARAIELFRALSLPEPETIGSRYPHQVSGGQLQRLAAAMALIGNPTLVIFDEPTTALDVTTQIEVLRAFKSVMKKGGISGVYVSHDLAVVAQIADRIVVLKGGETQEIGTTEEILSNAKHPYTRQLLAAFEPKPRDAAGLAESATAPLLKIEDVVAGYGQRQADGLPLVRAVEHVSLTLEKGRNLGIIGESGCGKSTLARTIAGILPAAVGKIVFDGTELRGNARERSRDQLREMQIVFQYADTALNPAKSVEDILARPLVFYHRMDRQARNARIDQLLDMVRLPRNLRHRRPGELSGGQKQRVNFARALAADPKLILCDEITSALDTVVAAAVIDLLKELQRELGLSYIFISHDLSVVEAICDEIVVMYGGRKVEEITPSKVKTAQHPYSQLLFSSVPTLDPAWLDGLQQDPELVRAYCRH; this is encoded by the coding sequence ATGACCAATCTTGTCGAGATTCGTGACCTCCGGGTCGAAGCCACCACCGATTCCGGCCGACGCGTCGAGATCATCAAGGGTGTCAGCCTCGACATTGCCGAGGGTGAGATCGTCGCGCTGATTGGCGAGAGTGGCTCCGGGAAGACCACGATCGCGCTGACCCTCATGGGTCATACCCGCCCGGGCTGTCGCATCTCCGGCGGCACGGTATCGGTCGCCGGCAAGGATTTGGTGGCGCTGAGCGAAAAGCAGCGGGCCAAACTACGCGGCACCCAGGTTGCTTACGTGCCGCAATCGGCCGCTGCCGCTTTCAACCCGGCCACATCGATCATGGATCAGGTAATCGAAGTCACGCGTATTCATCAGCTGATGTCACCGGAAGATGCGCGTGCCAGGGCGATCGAACTTTTCCGGGCGCTGTCCCTGCCCGAACCGGAAACGATCGGCAGCCGCTATCCGCACCAGGTTTCCGGCGGTCAGCTGCAGCGTCTGGCTGCCGCCATGGCGCTTATAGGCAACCCGACACTTGTCATCTTCGACGAGCCGACGACGGCGCTCGATGTAACGACCCAGATCGAAGTGCTGCGTGCTTTCAAATCGGTCATGAAGAAGGGCGGCATTTCAGGCGTCTACGTCTCCCACGACCTTGCCGTCGTTGCACAGATCGCCGACCGCATCGTGGTGTTGAAAGGCGGGGAGACCCAGGAAATCGGCACCACCGAAGAAATCCTCAGCAATGCCAAGCATCCCTATACCCGCCAACTGCTTGCAGCCTTCGAGCCGAAACCGCGCGACGCGGCAGGCCTTGCCGAGAGTGCAACAGCGCCGCTCCTGAAGATCGAGGATGTCGTTGCGGGTTATGGGCAACGCCAGGCCGACGGCCTTCCTCTCGTACGCGCGGTCGAGCATGTGAGCCTGACACTGGAAAAGGGACGCAACCTCGGCATCATCGGCGAATCCGGTTGCGGCAAGTCGACTCTCGCACGCACCATTGCCGGCATTTTGCCGGCCGCAGTCGGCAAGATCGTCTTCGACGGCACGGAACTGCGCGGCAATGCGCGCGAGCGTTCCCGCGATCAGCTGCGCGAGATGCAGATCGTTTTCCAATATGCCGACACCGCGCTCAATCCGGCAAAATCCGTCGAGGACATCCTCGCCAGGCCGCTGGTTTTTTACCACCGCATGGATCGACAGGCGCGAAACGCTCGGATCGACCAACTGCTCGACATGGTGCGCCTTCCCCGCAATCTGCGCCACCGCCGGCCGGGGGAACTGTCAGGCGGGCAGAAGCAGCGCGTCAACTTCGCCCGGGCGCTCGCCGCCGATCCGAAGCTCATCCTCTGCGACGAGATCACCTCGGCACTCGACACCGTTGTCGCTGCCGCCGTCATCGACCTGCTCAAGGAATTGCAGCGCGAACTCGGCCTCTCCTACATCTTCATCAGCCACGACCTCTCGGTGGTGGAAGCGATCTGCGACGAAATCGTCGTCATGTATGGCGGCCGGAAAGTCGAGGAAATCACCCCCTCGAAAGTGAAAACGGCGCAGCATCCCTATTCGCAACTGCTCTTCTCGTCCGTGCCGACGCTCGATCCGGCCTGGCTCGACGGGCTGCAGCAGGATCCAGAACTCGTGCGGGCTTATTGCCGGCACTGA
- a CDS encoding (2Fe-2S)-binding protein, which yields MFRRLSDRNESTVSFTFNAAPTTACSGDSVAAALLAAGHCITRRSPVSGAARAPYCMMGVCFECLVKIDGRANRQACVITVEEGMRVETQDGAAVVGQEE from the coding sequence ATGTTCCGGCGGCTGTCTGATAGAAATGAGAGTACGGTCTCCTTCACATTCAACGCCGCGCCGACCACGGCCTGCAGCGGCGACAGCGTCGCTGCCGCACTGCTGGCTGCCGGACATTGCATCACGCGCCGCTCTCCGGTTTCCGGCGCTGCTCGCGCTCCTTATTGCATGATGGGCGTGTGTTTCGAGTGCCTGGTCAAGATCGACGGCCGAGCGAACCGACAGGCGTGCGTTATTACCGTGGAAGAGGGCATGCGAGTGGAAACGCAGGATGGCGCGGCCGTGGTGGGACAGGAAGAATGA
- a CDS encoding Lrp/AsnC family transcriptional regulator, translated as MKLDRIDIKILYELQKNGRVTNVELAELVNLSPSPCLMRVKKLQSEGYIEGYSAQINVSKLGQTLTVFTEITLKNHRQIDFARFLAAIEKVDQVIECHLVSGGYDYLLKFVTAGIDEYQTIMERLTDMDVGIDKYFSFVVLKSPIIKAHMPLTTLFPH; from the coding sequence ATGAAACTCGACCGGATCGACATAAAAATTCTCTACGAACTGCAGAAGAATGGCCGCGTCACCAATGTGGAGCTCGCCGAGTTGGTCAATCTGTCGCCGAGCCCCTGCCTGATGCGGGTGAAGAAGCTGCAGTCGGAAGGTTATATCGAAGGCTATTCTGCTCAGATCAACGTCAGCAAACTCGGGCAGACGCTGACCGTATTTACCGAGATTACCTTGAAAAACCATCGGCAGATCGATTTCGCCCGTTTCCTCGCAGCGATCGAGAAGGTCGACCAGGTGATCGAATGCCATCTGGTTTCGGGCGGCTATGATTATTTGCTGAAATTCGTCACCGCCGGAATAGACGAATACCAGACGATCATGGAACGACTCACCGACATGGACGTCGGCATTGATAAATATTTCAGCTTCGTCGTTCTGAAATCACCGATCATTAAAGCGCACATGCCGCTGACCACTTTGTTCCCGCATTAG
- a CDS encoding ABC transporter permease, producing MTSHIEQRPAVARRLSYRFNLVGLLGLAVILFWAFIAIFAHTLIPYPVGEIVDYDYFGPMSQQFWMGSDYLGRDVFSRILMGARYTVGISLAAVTIACFSGVVLGMIAAVAGGWLDTLLSRFLDAMNSIPSKLFGLVVVAAVGSSIPVLILTLSVIYIPGSYRFARALAVNVNSMDFITVARIRGESTLYLIRSEILPNIVGPVLADLGLRFVFIVLLLSGLSFLGLGVQPPYADWGALVRENIGGLPFGAPAVMFPSLAIASLTISVNLLIDNLPHKIRDRSE from the coding sequence ATGACATCCCATATCGAACAACGGCCCGCCGTGGCGCGCCGGCTCAGCTACCGCTTCAATCTCGTCGGGCTCCTGGGGCTTGCCGTGATCCTGTTCTGGGCCTTTATCGCGATCTTCGCGCACACGCTCATCCCCTACCCAGTGGGCGAAATTGTCGATTATGATTATTTCGGGCCGATGTCCCAGCAGTTTTGGATGGGATCGGATTATCTGGGCCGCGATGTCTTCTCGCGCATCCTGATGGGCGCGCGCTACACGGTCGGCATCTCTCTTGCGGCAGTGACGATCGCCTGCTTCAGCGGCGTCGTACTCGGCATGATAGCGGCCGTCGCCGGTGGTTGGCTCGACACGTTGCTCTCCCGTTTCCTCGATGCCATGAATTCCATTCCGTCCAAGCTCTTCGGCCTGGTCGTGGTCGCAGCCGTCGGATCGTCGATCCCGGTGCTGATCCTGACGCTTTCGGTGATCTATATCCCGGGCTCCTATCGTTTCGCTCGGGCGCTCGCCGTCAACGTCAATTCCATGGACTTTATCACTGTCGCCCGCATCCGCGGTGAAAGCACCCTTTATCTGATCCGCTCGGAAATTCTGCCCAATATCGTGGGTCCCGTACTTGCCGATCTCGGGCTCCGCTTCGTCTTCATCGTTCTCCTGCTCTCCGGCCTTTCCTTCCTTGGACTGGGCGTGCAGCCACCCTATGCGGACTGGGGCGCGCTCGTGCGTGAAAACATCGGCGGTCTGCCATTCGGGGCTCCCGCCGTCATGTTCCCATCGCTTGCCATCGCCAGCCTCACGATCAGCGTGAACCTGCTGATCGACAATCTGCCGCACAAAATCCGAGATCGGAGCGAGTGA
- a CDS encoding aldehyde dehydrogenase family protein — MKHAHSFYIDGEWVEPSVSKTLEVIDPSTEQPIGTIAVGSAADAEKAVAAARRAFASFSQTSDGERIELLKRIVKLLKRRNDELGDVISREMGAPLTMARADQAGIGAVHFEQAIKAMETFAFDYMQGTTRILREPVGVVAMITPWNWPINQIACKVAPALATGCTMVLKPSEIAPFNAVIFAEIMDEAGVPKGVFNLVQGDGPSVGAVLAGHPDVDMVSFTGSTRAGIAVAQAAAPTVKRVHQELGGKSPNIVLRSADFSTAVATGVRRCFGNSGQTCTAPTRMLVPAERMDEASAIAAREAAALVVGPPADPRTNLGPVASTAQFNKIQALIERGIAEGAALVAGGPGRPSHLNAGYYVRPTVFARVTNQMTIAREEIFGPVLSIIGYDSEEEAVAIANDTPYGLAAYIQGDPKEARAIAGRLRAGTVRLNGSAWDAAAPFGGYKQSGNGREYGKFGLHEFTEIKGIVGFLDA, encoded by the coding sequence ATGAAACATGCCCACAGCTTTTATATCGACGGGGAGTGGGTCGAGCCGTCCGTATCGAAAACACTTGAGGTCATCGATCCCTCGACGGAGCAGCCGATCGGAACGATCGCAGTCGGAAGTGCCGCCGACGCGGAAAAGGCGGTCGCGGCTGCGCGGCGGGCCTTTGCCTCCTTCTCGCAGACGTCCGATGGAGAGCGCATCGAACTGCTGAAGCGCATTGTAAAGCTGCTGAAACGCCGCAATGATGAGCTCGGCGATGTCATCTCACGGGAAATGGGCGCGCCGCTCACCATGGCCCGGGCTGATCAGGCCGGCATCGGCGCTGTCCATTTCGAGCAGGCGATCAAGGCCATGGAGACTTTTGCCTTCGACTACATGCAGGGGACCACGCGCATCCTGCGCGAGCCAGTCGGCGTGGTTGCGATGATCACGCCATGGAATTGGCCGATCAATCAGATCGCCTGCAAGGTCGCTCCGGCGCTCGCCACGGGATGCACCATGGTCCTGAAGCCTTCGGAGATCGCTCCGTTTAACGCCGTCATTTTCGCCGAGATCATGGATGAGGCCGGCGTCCCGAAGGGAGTCTTCAACCTCGTCCAGGGCGACGGGCCTAGCGTAGGTGCGGTACTGGCCGGCCACCCGGATGTGGACATGGTGTCCTTCACCGGGTCGACCCGCGCCGGCATTGCCGTGGCGCAGGCGGCGGCACCGACCGTCAAGCGGGTGCATCAGGAGCTCGGCGGCAAGTCGCCGAACATCGTCTTGCGCAGTGCCGACTTTTCAACCGCGGTCGCCACCGGCGTGCGCCGGTGCTTCGGCAACTCCGGCCAGACCTGTACCGCGCCAACGCGGATGCTGGTGCCGGCGGAGCGAATGGACGAAGCAAGCGCAATCGCTGCTAGGGAAGCGGCTGCGCTCGTTGTCGGTCCGCCCGCGGATCCGCGCACCAACCTCGGACCAGTCGCAAGCACCGCGCAGTTCAACAAGATCCAGGCGTTGATCGAACGCGGCATCGCGGAAGGAGCGGCGCTGGTCGCGGGTGGCCCTGGCCGCCCGTCGCATCTCAATGCTGGTTATTACGTGCGCCCGACCGTGTTTGCCCGCGTCACCAATCAGATGACGATCGCCCGCGAGGAGATCTTCGGCCCGGTACTCTCGATCATCGGCTATGACAGCGAAGAGGAAGCGGTCGCGATCGCCAACGACACGCCCTATGGCCTGGCAGCCTACATTCAGGGCGATCCGAAGGAGGCGCGCGCGATCGCAGGCAGGCTGCGCGCCGGAACCGTTCGCCTCAACGGTTCCGCCTGGGACGCAGCCGCCCCTTTCGGCGGCTACAAGCAATCAGGCAACGGTCGGGAGTATGGGAAATTCGGACTGCACGAGTTTACCGAGATCAAGGGCATCGTCGGCTTCTTGGACGCGTGA
- a CDS encoding NAD(P)/FAD-dependent oxidoreductase, which produces MDYDVIVIGGGLVGVSIAWGLSRCGQRVAIVDEGDVANRAARANFGLVWSSSKGLGNAAYSRWSRTSTANWHRLAAELKAETGIDTGFVQSGGFSIRLTSTELERGIASMAKLAAQPGMDAEGTPPLEYEILDQAETRRRLPLVGDTVAGAIFSPLDGHANPLRLFAVFHKALRQRGVHYFPHRKTNAIRHSAGAFQVAGEGWRLGAGKVVLAAGIGNTALAGIVGLSVPLSPSRGQIIVTERLKPFLSHATGYLRQTDEGSVLIGESKEAAIDHQRPRGPITAVLAERALRTFPLLRDAKAVRIWAAFRVVTPDGYPIYEQSERFPGAFAFACHSGVTLAANHALVLPRQISAGALSDDLCVFHSRRFHVPAAV; this is translated from the coding sequence ATGGATTACGACGTAATCGTCATCGGCGGCGGGCTGGTAGGCGTATCGATAGCCTGGGGCTTGTCGAGATGCGGACAAAGGGTCGCAATCGTCGATGAAGGCGACGTGGCAAACAGGGCCGCCCGGGCGAATTTCGGTCTGGTCTGGAGCTCAAGCAAGGGCCTCGGCAACGCCGCCTATTCGCGGTGGTCGCGAACCTCGACGGCGAACTGGCATCGGCTGGCAGCCGAGCTCAAGGCCGAAACGGGCATCGACACCGGTTTTGTGCAGTCGGGCGGCTTCTCAATTCGGCTCACCTCAACGGAGCTGGAACGCGGGATCGCATCGATGGCGAAGCTCGCCGCCCAACCAGGAATGGACGCGGAAGGAACGCCGCCGCTCGAATATGAGATACTCGACCAAGCGGAGACGCGCCGCCGTTTGCCCCTGGTCGGCGACACAGTGGCAGGCGCTATTTTCAGCCCTCTCGACGGACACGCAAACCCGCTGCGGCTGTTCGCGGTCTTTCATAAGGCGCTGCGGCAGCGCGGCGTCCATTATTTCCCGCATCGCAAGACGAATGCTATCCGCCATAGCGCCGGCGCTTTCCAAGTGGCGGGAGAAGGATGGAGGCTCGGTGCCGGCAAGGTCGTGCTTGCAGCCGGCATCGGCAATACCGCGCTGGCCGGGATCGTTGGGCTGAGCGTTCCGCTCTCGCCGAGCCGCGGCCAGATCATCGTCACCGAGCGGCTGAAGCCCTTCCTCAGCCATGCCACTGGCTATCTGCGGCAGACAGACGAGGGCTCTGTGCTGATCGGCGAAAGCAAGGAGGCGGCGATCGATCATCAGCGCCCGCGAGGACCAATCACCGCCGTTCTGGCGGAACGCGCATTGCGCACCTTCCCACTGCTCAGGGACGCCAAGGCGGTGCGGATCTGGGCCGCATTTCGTGTGGTGACGCCGGACGGCTACCCCATTTACGAGCAATCGGAGAGGTTTCCAGGTGCTTTTGCATTCGCCTGCCATTCCGGCGTGACGCTGGCGGCGAACCATGCGCTGGTCCTGCCGCGGCAGATTTCGGCCGGGGCGCTTTCTGACGATCTTTGCGTATTTCATTCCCGGAGGTTCCATGTTCCGGCGGCTGTCTGA